AGGTCCTTGACGACCGGGAAGGCCGCGGCTCGCCACGGTTCGACGTCGATGGTGTCCCCGTCGCGGAACGACCGCATGTGGAGCTGGCAGGTGGTGGTCCGCTCGGGGCCGTGCGCGTCGCCGTTGATGACGAGGCTGCACGCGCCGCAGATGCCCTCGCGGCAGTCGTGGTCGAAGGCGACGGGGTCCTCGCCCTTGAGGATGAGTTCCTCGTTGAGCGTGTCGAGCATCTCCAGGAAGGACATGTCCGGGGAGATCCCGTCCACCCGGTAGGTGGACATGGCGCCGTCGGCGTCGGCGTTCTTCTGCCGCCAGACGCGCAGGTCGATCCTCATGCGTAGCTCCGCTGGGTGGGGTGGACGTACTCGAAGGTCAGGGCTTCCCTGTGGAGGACGGGGGCGTCGCCCGTGCCGGCGAACTCCCAGGCCGCCGCGTACGCGAACTCCTCGTCGCGGCGGGCGGCCTCGCCGTCCGGGGTCTGGGACTCCTCGCGGAAGTGGCCGCCGCAGGACTCGGCGCGGTGCAGCGCGTCGAGGCACATCAGCTCGGCGAGCTCCAGGTAGTCGACGATCCGGTTGGCCTTCTCCAGCGACTGGTTGAACTCCTCACCCGTGCCCGGGACCTTGATGCGCCGCCAGAACTCCTCGCGGATCTGCGGGATCCGCGCGAGCGCCTTGCGCAGACCCTCCTCGCTGCGCGCCATGCCGCAGAACTCCCACATCAGTTCGCCGAGTTCGCGGTGGAAGGAGTCCGGGGTGCGGTCGCCGTCGACGGCGAGGAGGAGGTTCAGCCGGTCCTCCGTCTCGGCCAGCACCTCCCGTACGGCGGGGTCGTCGTGGTCGAGCGGCTCGGCCTTCGGGGCGCGGGCGAGGTAGTCGTTGATGGTGGACGGCAGGACGAAGTAGCCGTCGGCGAGGCCCTGCATCAGCGCGGACGCGCCGAGCCGGTTGGCGCCGTGGTCGGAGAAGTTCGCCTCGCCGATCGCGAACAGGCCGGGCACTGTGGTCTGGAGGTCGTAGTCGACCCACAGTCCGCCCATCGTGTAGTGCACGGCGGGGTAGATCCGCATGGGCGTCTCGTACGGGTTCTCCGCGGTGATCCGCGCGTACATGTCGAAGAGGTTGCCGTACTTCTCCTCGACCGCGTCCCGGCCCATGCGCCGGATGGCGTCCGCGAAGTCCAAATACACGCCCTGGCCGCCGGGGCCGACGCCCCGCCCCTCGTCGCAGACGTTCTTCGCGGCGCGGGAGGCGATGTCGCGGGGCACCAGGTTGCCGAACGAGGGGTAGATGCGCTCCAGGTAGTAGTCGCGCTCGTCCTCGGGGATGTCGTTCGCCGGCCGCTGGTCGCCCTTGGCCTTCGGCACCCAGATGCGGCCGTCGTTGCGCAGTGACTCGCTCATCAGCGTCAGCTTGGACTGGTGGTCGCCGGTGCGCGGGATGCAGGTGGGGTGGATCTGGGTGAAGCAGGGGTTGGCGAAGTACGCGCCGCGCCGGTGCGCCCGCCAGACGGCGGTGGCGTTGGAGTTCATGGCGTTCGTCGACAGGTAGAAGACGTTGCCGTAGCCGCCGCTGGCGAGCACCACCGCGTCGGCGAAGTAGGTGGAGATCCGGCCGGTGATCAGGTCACGGGCGACGATGCCTCGGGCCCGGCCGTCGACCACGATCAGGTCGAGCATCTCGGTGCGCGGGTGCATCTCGACGTTGCCGGCGGCGATCTGCCGGGACAGCGCCTGGTACGCGCCGAGCAGCAGCTGCTGGCCCGTCTGGCCGCGGGCGTAGAAGGTGCGGGAGACCTGGACGCCGCCGAAGGAGCGGGTGTCGAGCAGGCCGCCGTACTCGCGGGCGAACGGCACGCCCTGCGCGACGCACTGGTCGATGATCTCGACGGAGATCTGGGCGAGCCGGTGGACGTTGGACTCGCGGGCCCGAAAGTCGCCGCCCTTGACGGTGTCGTAGAAGAGGCGGTGCACGGAGTCGCCGTCGTTGCGGTAGTTCTTCGCCGCGTTGATGCCGCCCTGCGCGGCGATGGAGTGGGCCCGGCGCGGGGAGTCCTGGTAGCAGAACTGGACGACCCGGTAGCCCTGTTCGGCGAGGGTGGCACCGGCGGAACCGCCGGCCAGGCCGGTGCCGACGACGATCACGGTGTGCTTGCGCCGGTTGGCGGGGTTGACCAGCTTGGCCTGGAAACGGCGGGTGTCCCAGCGTTCGGCGACCGGCCCGGCGGGGGCGGCGTGGTCGACGACCGGTTCGCCGGTCTTGTAGTCGAGGAAGCTCATGTCAGCTCACCACTCCGGTCATGACGGCGACGGGTACGGAGACGAAGCCCACGGTCAGCGCGAGGGCGAGGCCGTTGGCGAGGAACTTGAGGACGCGCTCGCGGCGGGCGTTGCCGACGCCGAGGGTCTGCGCGGCGCTCCAGAAGCCGTGCCGGACGTGCAGGCCCACGGCCAGCATCGCGACGATGTAGATGACGTTGCCGTACCAGGTGGAGAAGGTGTCGACGACGTTCTGGTACGGCCTGCCCTCCTGGAAGCCGCCGCTGTGCACGGTCCCGGTGGTCAGGTCCAGCACGTGCCAGACGATGAAGAGCCCGACGATGATCCCGCCCCAGCGCATCGTGCGGGTGGCGTACGAGGCGCGCTTGCGGCGGTGGACGTAGCCGGTCGGGCGGGCCTTGATGTCGCGGCGGCTGAGCTGGTACGCGGCGACGGCGTGGCCGACGACGGCGGCGAGCAGCACGATCCGGACGAGCCACAGGGCCCAGTGGTGGTGCAGGACCGGGGCGCCCATGACCCGCAGCCAGTGGCCGTAGGCGTTGAACTCCTCGGGGCCGAAGAAGACCTTCAGGTTGCCCATCACGTGGGCGACGAGGTAGCCGAGCATGATCAGGCCGCTGACGGCCATGACGGTCTTCTTGCCGATGGTCGACGCCCAGAAGCCGCCGGACGGGCGTGGTGATCCTTGGGGGGACGGCCGTCGGTCCGTCCTGGTTGCCAGAGCCATGCCGTCGACGCTAGGGCCGGAGGTACCGAGAGGTCCAAGACATGGTCCAGCTGATCTCGATAGGCTGAGCCTATGCAGTTCCAGCAGCTCCAGTACTTCGTCGCCGTGGCGGAGACCCGGCACTTCACCCGGGCCGCCGAGCGGGTCCACGTCTCGCAGCCCTCGCTCTCGCAGCAGATCAAGGCCCTGGAGAAGGAGCTGGGGGCGGAGCTGTTCAGCCGGGCCCGCGGCAACATCGCGCTGACCGACGCCGGCGAGGCGCTGCTGCCACTGGCCCGGCGGATCCTCGCCGACACCGACACGGCCCGGCACGAGGTGCAGGAGCTGGTCCAGCTGCGGCGCGGGCGGGTCCGGCTCGGGGCCACGCCGAGCCTGTGCACCGGTCTGCTGCCGGACGTGCTGCGGGCCTTCCACGACCGGCACCCGGGGATCCGGCTGCTGATCGAGGAGGGCGGCTCGCACGACCTGGTGCGGCAGCTGGCGCGCGGGGCGCTCGACCTGGCGCTGGTGGTGCTGCCGCTGCCGGCGGCGTCACCGGCGCTGACGACGGTGGAGCTGCTCCGGGAGGACCTGGTGGTGGTGTCGGGGTCGGGGACGCCGACGCCCGGCGGTCCGGTGCGGATCGCGGATCTGCGGGAGCAGCCCCTGGTGATGTTCCGGCACGGCTACGACCTGCGCGAGCTGACGGTGGCGGCGTGCCGGGCCGAGGGCTTCGAGCCGTCGTTCACGGTGGAGGGCGGTGAGATGGACGCGGTGCTCGGTTTCGTCCGGGCGGGGCTCGGCATGGCGGTGGTCCCGCGCATGGTCGCCGACCGTACGGCCGGCGACCTCCGCGTCACCCCGCTCGCGCCGC
This sequence is a window from Streptomyces sp. HUAS YS2. Protein-coding genes within it:
- a CDS encoding fumarate reductase/succinate dehydrogenase flavoprotein subunit — encoded protein: MSFLDYKTGEPVVDHAAPAGPVAERWDTRRFQAKLVNPANRRKHTVIVVGTGLAGGSAGATLAEQGYRVVQFCYQDSPRRAHSIAAQGGINAAKNYRNDGDSVHRLFYDTVKGGDFRARESNVHRLAQISVEIIDQCVAQGVPFAREYGGLLDTRSFGGVQVSRTFYARGQTGQQLLLGAYQALSRQIAAGNVEMHPRTEMLDLIVVDGRARGIVARDLITGRISTYFADAVVLASGGYGNVFYLSTNAMNSNATAVWRAHRRGAYFANPCFTQIHPTCIPRTGDHQSKLTLMSESLRNDGRIWVPKAKGDQRPANDIPEDERDYYLERIYPSFGNLVPRDIASRAAKNVCDEGRGVGPGGQGVYLDFADAIRRMGRDAVEEKYGNLFDMYARITAENPYETPMRIYPAVHYTMGGLWVDYDLQTTVPGLFAIGEANFSDHGANRLGASALMQGLADGYFVLPSTINDYLARAPKAEPLDHDDPAVREVLAETEDRLNLLLAVDGDRTPDSFHRELGELMWEFCGMARSEEGLRKALARIPQIREEFWRRIKVPGTGEEFNQSLEKANRIVDYLELAELMCLDALHRAESCGGHFREESQTPDGEAARRDEEFAYAAAWEFAGTGDAPVLHREALTFEYVHPTQRSYA
- a CDS encoding succinate dehydrogenase, yielding MALATRTDRRPSPQGSPRPSGGFWASTIGKKTVMAVSGLIMLGYLVAHVMGNLKVFFGPEEFNAYGHWLRVMGAPVLHHHWALWLVRIVLLAAVVGHAVAAYQLSRRDIKARPTGYVHRRKRASYATRTMRWGGIIVGLFIVWHVLDLTTGTVHSGGFQEGRPYQNVVDTFSTWYGNVIYIVAMLAVGLHVRHGFWSAAQTLGVGNARRERVLKFLANGLALALTVGFVSVPVAVMTGVVS
- a CDS encoding LysR family transcriptional regulator, with the translated sequence MQFQQLQYFVAVAETRHFTRAAERVHVSQPSLSQQIKALEKELGAELFSRARGNIALTDAGEALLPLARRILADTDTARHEVQELVQLRRGRVRLGATPSLCTGLLPDVLRAFHDRHPGIRLLIEEGGSHDLVRQLARGALDLALVVLPLPAASPALTTVELLREDLVVVSGSGTPTPGGPVRIADLREQPLVMFRHGYDLRELTVAACRAEGFEPSFTVEGGEMDAVLGFVRAGLGMAVVPRMVADRTAGDLRVTPLAPPGLRRTIALAHRSDVAPPRAARELQRMLLDTRTPT